One Methylobacterium oryzae DNA window includes the following coding sequences:
- the tnpB gene encoding IS66 family insertion sequence element accessory protein TnpB (TnpB, as the term is used for proteins encoded by IS66 family insertion elements, is considered an accessory protein, since TnpC, encoded by a neighboring gene, is a DDE family transposase.), with protein MIPLPANVRVWLATGHTDMRKGFSSLGLIVQETLKRDPHGGHLFVFRGRRGDLIKVIWHDGQGACLYTKRLDRGRFLWPSVADGAVTISTSQLGYLLSGIDWRMPQESWRPSALG; from the coding sequence ATGATCCCGCTGCCGGCCAACGTGCGGGTGTGGCTGGCCACCGGCCACACCGACATGCGCAAGGGCTTTTCCAGTCTCGGCCTGATCGTCCAGGAGACGCTCAAGCGCGATCCCCATGGCGGGCATCTATTCGTGTTCCGCGGACGGCGCGGCGACCTGATCAAGGTGATCTGGCACGATGGCCAGGGCGCGTGCCTCTACACGAAACGGCTCGACCGCGGCCGTTTCCTGTGGCCCTCGGTGGCGGATGGAGCCGTGACGATCTCCACGTCGCAACTCGGCTACCTGCTCTCGGGGATCGACTGGCGGATGCCGCAGGAGAGCTGGCGTCCGAGCGCTCTCGGCTGA
- a CDS encoding MucR family transcriptional regulator yields MDDATSTSAPDQSNLIELTADIVAAYVSNNSVPVSEMPALLSAIHGALNGLSSPAAPVEAKVDRATPAQIRRSITHDALISFEDGRPYKTLKRHLKGVGLTPDEYRAKWGLPVDYPMTAPSYSEMRSALAKNTGLGNLRRNAAPKAAADETVAEVPKATGRKKATETAGASAKKPTRARKSKAAAAE; encoded by the coding sequence TTGGACGACGCTACATCGACCTCGGCTCCGGATCAAAGCAACCTTATCGAGCTAACGGCCGACATCGTGGCCGCTTACGTCTCGAATAATTCCGTGCCTGTCTCCGAGATGCCGGCGCTTCTGTCCGCGATCCACGGCGCGCTGAACGGGTTGAGCAGCCCTGCTGCTCCGGTTGAGGCGAAGGTCGACCGTGCCACCCCGGCCCAGATCCGGAGGTCGATCACGCACGACGCGCTGATAAGCTTCGAAGACGGCCGGCCGTACAAGACCCTGAAGCGGCACCTCAAAGGAGTGGGCCTAACCCCAGACGAGTACCGGGCGAAGTGGGGCCTGCCGGTCGACTACCCGATGACCGCCCCGAGCTACTCCGAGATGCGCTCGGCCTTGGCGAAGAACACTGGCCTCGGCAACCTGCGCCGGAACGCAGCCCCGAAGGCCGCCGCCGACGAGACGGTTGCGGAGGTGCCCAAGGCCACTGGCCGGAAAAAGGCGACCGAGACTGCCGGGGCGTCAGCGAAGAAGCCCACCCGCGCCCGCAAGTCGAAGGCTGCAGCGGCGGAGTGA
- a CDS encoding HU family DNA-binding protein, protein MIRSALIARVAERNPHLYAKDVEAVVNVILNTMAEALARGDRVELRDFGAFSTNEMHSRTARNPKTQAIVDVAAKRTIAFKPGKAMRARLNREQVGPEE, encoded by the coding sequence ATGATCCGATCGGCGCTCATCGCCCGCGTCGCCGAGCGGAACCCGCATCTTTACGCCAAAGACGTCGAGGCGGTTGTCAACGTGATCCTCAACACAATGGCCGAGGCCCTCGCCAGAGGTGACCGAGTAGAGTTGCGGGACTTCGGTGCCTTTTCAACCAATGAGATGCATAGCCGAACAGCTCGCAACCCCAAAACCCAGGCGATCGTGGATGTCGCGGCCAAGCGAACCATCGCGTTCAAGCCGGGCAAGGCGATGCGGGCACGGCTCAATCGCGAGCAGGTCGGCCCCGAAGAGTAG
- a CDS encoding GCG_CRPN prefix-to-repeats domain-containing protein: MNIMNTLVAVAAFAALPIANANAMPVASDLGITAPIMLVAGGCGPGAWRGPWGHCRNTPYSGPLPGGWYQVRAGNGCPPGYWRGPWGHCRNTVYHGRLPGGGFQ, from the coding sequence ATGAATATAATGAACACATTGGTAGCTGTAGCCGCGTTTGCGGCTCTGCCGATCGCTAACGCGAATGCGATGCCGGTTGCATCCGATCTGGGCATCACTGCGCCGATCATGCTGGTGGCAGGCGGATGCGGGCCGGGCGCTTGGCGCGGGCCTTGGGGGCACTGCCGGAACACCCCCTACTCCGGCCCTCTCCCCGGTGGCTGGTATCAAGTTCGCGCTGGGAACGGGTGCCCTCCGGGCTACTGGCGAGGCCCTTGGGGTCACTGCCGCAATACTGTGTACCACGGCCGGCTGCCAGGAGGTGGCTTCCAGTAA